One genomic segment of Anguilla anguilla isolate fAngAng1 chromosome 2, fAngAng1.pri, whole genome shotgun sequence includes these proteins:
- the LOC118220955 gene encoding ataxin-7-like protein 3 isoform X2, with protein sequence MKMEEMSLSGLDNTKLEAIAHDIYSDLVEDACLGLCFEVHRAVKQGYFLLDETDQESMKDFEIVDQPGVDIFGQVYNQWKNKECVCPNCSRSIAASRFAPHLEKCLGMGRNSSRIANRRIASSNNMNKSESDQEDNDDINDNDWSYGSEKKAKKRKSDKNPNSPRRSKSLKHKNGLSGFLISFYHLFKCLSFLKANISRIMVSLKQMLCYSTLVCSTGMALHILCPGISRWY encoded by the exons atgaaaatggaggAAATGTCTCTGTCAGGCCTGGACAACACCAAGCTGGAG GCCATAGCTCATGACATCTACTCAGACCTGGTGGAGGATGCATGCCTGGGCCTGTGTTTTGAGGTGCACCGGGCAGTCAAGCAAGGGTACTTCTTACTTGATGAGACTGACCAAGAGAGCATGAAGGACTTTG aaattgtgGACCAGCCAGGGGTGGACATATTTGGGCAGGTGTACAATCAGTGGAAGAACAAGGAATGTGTGTGTCCCAACTGCAGCCGCAGCATTGCGGCCTCACGCTTTGCCCCACACCTGGAGAAGTGCCTGGGAATGGGCCGGAACAGCAGCCGCATCGCCAACCGCAG AATAGCCAGCAGCAACAATATGAATAAATCAGAGAGTGACCAGGAGGACAACGATGACATCAATGACAATGACTGGTCATACGGGTCAGAAAAGAAAG cCAAGAAGAGAAAGTCAGATAAG AATCCAAATTCTCCCAGAAGATCAAAAtccttaaaacataaaaatg GCCTGTCAGGTTTCCTAATCTCTTTTTATCATCTGTTCAAGTGTCTCTCTTTCCTCAAAGCAAACATCAGTCGGATTATGGTCTCACTGAAGCAAATGCTTTGCTACAGTACTCTTGTGTGTTCTACTGGCATGGCACTCCACATTCTGTGTCCTGGCATCTCCAGGTGGTATTAG